The following are encoded in a window of Fretibacter rubidus genomic DNA:
- a CDS encoding isochorismatase family protein, translating to MVLSDKTAREIFDEIRANPARKRFGYGSRMAIVNVDPQKAYTRPDLFKTGYITDPEQMTHINNLSKALRDKNLPVIWTHVAYMENAADCGVWGTRTNTPDSLQNIKFGSERAEFDDRLDIHRDVDAVYTKRMPSAFFETPLNSFLTFHKIDTVVITGGSTSGCVRATAVDALSYGYRTIVPIETTADKHESYHFANLTDLLIKYADVVDVAEVYEWIEGYEG from the coding sequence ATGGTCTTATCAGACAAAACTGCACGCGAAATTTTCGATGAAATCCGCGCCAATCCAGCCCGCAAACGATTTGGCTACGGCTCGCGCATGGCAATTGTCAACGTTGACCCGCAAAAAGCCTACACACGTCCAGACCTGTTCAAAACAGGATATATTACTGATCCAGAACAGATGACACATATCAATAATTTGTCCAAGGCATTGAGAGACAAGAATTTGCCCGTTATTTGGACACATGTCGCCTATATGGAAAACGCAGCCGATTGCGGCGTGTGGGGCACACGCACCAACACCCCCGATAGCTTGCAAAATATCAAATTTGGTAGCGAGCGAGCAGAATTTGATGACCGCCTAGATATTCACCGCGATGTCGACGCCGTTTACACCAAACGCATGCCAAGTGCATTTTTTGAGACGCCGCTCAACAGTTTTCTGACATTCCACAAAATCGACACGGTCGTCATCACAGGCGGCAGCACAAGTGGATGCGTGCGCGCGACCGCTGTCGACGCCCTGTCATACGGCTACCGCACAATTGTCCCCATAGAAACGACTGCGGATAAGCACGAAAGCTATCACTTTGCCAACCTCACCGACCTACTCATCAAATACGCCGACGTGGTTGATGTGGCCGAAGTCTATGAATGGATAGAGGGTTATGAAGGCTGA